A genome region from Ottowia testudinis includes the following:
- the ggt gene encoding gamma-glutamyltransferase, with translation MTLQPRLLLGSIALAVLTACSTATAPPAQAPAAAPAATSATQAAAAAYDWDMDVFHPVVVRNGMVASEQELASQIGLNVLKNGGNAVDAAVAMGFALAVALPNAGNLGGGGFMMVHDAKTGKDVALDFREIGPISATRNMYLDDKGNVIDGKSLYTHSAVGVPGTVAGMAHAAQKWGTMPLSKLIQPSIELADKGFPVSETLAKVLSQEAKNMSKWDATKAIYWKNGAPLKPGDLLVNKDLAQSMRLIAKDGAKAFYEGAIAQKIVADMARHNGPITAQDLRDYKVVEREPVRGTYRGYQIVTMPPPSSGGAHLVQILNMMERWPMKDWGHNSAQSVHHVSEAMKLAYADRSEYLGDPDFVKIPLKGLTSKKYADSLAQLIDPNRARIGKEIKPGKPQPYESDQTTHYSVMDKAGNIAAVTYTLNTNFGSGIVAPGTGIMLNNEMDDFSAKPGVPNAYGLIGGDANAVGPRKRPLSSMTPTFVLKDGKPWLVTGSPGGARIITTVLQQVVNAIDYNMNPAEAASALRFHQQWTPDELRLEKGFSPDTIAALKQRGQNVAVKPAMGRTQTIQVRGNEFWGYSDPRNPDGKTLGY, from the coding sequence ATGACCTTGCAACCCCGACTGCTGCTCGGCAGCATCGCGCTGGCCGTGCTGACCGCGTGCAGCACCGCCACCGCGCCGCCCGCGCAGGCGCCCGCCGCCGCGCCCGCGGCCACATCGGCCACCCAGGCCGCCGCTGCCGCCTACGACTGGGACATGGACGTGTTCCACCCCGTGGTGGTACGCAACGGCATGGTCGCCAGCGAGCAGGAGCTGGCTTCGCAGATCGGCCTGAACGTGTTGAAGAACGGCGGCAACGCGGTGGATGCCGCCGTCGCCATGGGCTTTGCGCTGGCCGTGGCGCTGCCCAACGCGGGCAACTTAGGGGGAGGCGGCTTCATGATGGTGCACGACGCCAAGACCGGCAAGGACGTGGCGCTCGACTTCCGCGAGATCGGGCCCATCAGCGCCACGCGCAACATGTACCTGGACGACAAGGGCAACGTGATCGACGGCAAGTCGCTCTACACCCACTCGGCCGTCGGCGTGCCCGGCACCGTGGCCGGCATGGCGCACGCGGCGCAGAAGTGGGGCACGATGCCCTTGTCCAAACTGATCCAGCCCTCGATCGAGCTGGCCGACAAGGGCTTCCCGGTGAGCGAAACCCTGGCCAAGGTGCTCAGCCAAGAGGCCAAGAACATGAGCAAGTGGGACGCCACCAAGGCCATCTACTGGAAGAACGGTGCGCCGCTGAAGCCGGGCGACCTGCTGGTGAACAAAGACCTGGCGCAATCGATGCGCCTGATCGCCAAGGACGGCGCCAAGGCGTTTTATGAAGGCGCCATCGCACAAAAAATCGTCGCCGACATGGCCAGGCACAACGGCCCCATCACGGCGCAGGACTTGCGCGACTACAAGGTAGTCGAGCGCGAGCCGGTGCGCGGCACGTATCGCGGCTACCAGATCGTGACCATGCCGCCGCCGTCGTCCGGCGGCGCGCACCTGGTGCAAATTTTGAACATGATGGAGCGCTGGCCCATGAAGGACTGGGGCCACAACAGCGCGCAAAGCGTGCACCACGTGTCCGAGGCCATGAAGCTGGCCTATGCCGACCGCAGCGAATACCTGGGCGACCCCGATTTCGTGAAGATTCCGCTCAAAGGGCTGACCAGCAAGAAGTACGCCGATTCGCTGGCGCAACTGATCGACCCGAACCGCGCGCGCATCGGTAAAGAGATCAAGCCCGGCAAGCCGCAGCCTTATGAGAGCGACCAGACCACGCACTATTCGGTGATGGACAAGGCCGGCAACATCGCCGCCGTGACCTACACGCTGAACACCAACTTTGGCTCAGGCATCGTCGCGCCCGGCACCGGCATCATGCTGAACAACGAGATGGACGATTTTTCAGCCAAGCCCGGCGTGCCCAACGCCTACGGCCTGATCGGCGGCGATGCCAACGCCGTGGGGCCACGAAAGCGCCCGCTGTCGTCGATGACGCCCACCTTCGTGCTGAAGGACGGCAAGCCCTGGCTCGTCACCGGCAGCCCCGGCGGCGCCCGCATCATCACCACGGTGCTGCAGCAGGTGGTGAACGCCATCGACTACAACATGAACCCGGCCGAAGCCGCCTCGGCGCTGCGCTTTCACCAGCAGTGGACGCCCGATGAGCTGCGGCTGGAAAAAGGCTTTTCGCCCGACACCATCGCCGCCCTGAAGCAGCGCGGGCAGAACGTGGCCGTCAAGCCCGCCATGGGCCGCACGCAGACGATCCAGGTGCGCGGCAACGAGTTCTGGGGTTACTCCGACCCGCGCAACCCCGATGGCAAGACGCTGGGCTATTGA
- a CDS encoding c-type cytochrome gives MRRALFNPFFLALAALLAPALCYAQGDSALRTRLRQVEADPALSAAALKAGAKTAEFCANCHGRNGQSLTADTPHLAAQLPAYMLTQMQLFIEGRRRHEFMQGLLKAMSVDEKVNVALYFSRQPLAAQASSDPTHMELAAHGKRYYDQICFRCHGAQGRGADQVPRIAGQQEAYMKLTLKRYRDGSAVRADPMMAESTRLMSDADIDAVAAHVAGMK, from the coding sequence ATGCGCCGCGCTTTGTTCAACCCATTTTTCCTGGCATTGGCAGCGTTGCTGGCACCCGCGCTGTGCTACGCACAGGGCGATTCCGCGCTGCGCACCCGTTTGCGGCAGGTCGAGGCTGATCCGGCGCTGTCTGCGGCCGCGCTGAAGGCAGGCGCCAAGACAGCCGAGTTCTGCGCCAACTGCCATGGCCGCAACGGCCAAAGCCTGACGGCCGACACACCCCACCTCGCGGCCCAGTTGCCGGCCTACATGCTGACGCAGATGCAGCTCTTCATCGAAGGGCGCAGGCGCCATGAATTCATGCAAGGCCTGCTCAAGGCGATGAGCGTTGACGAGAAAGTCAACGTCGCGCTGTACTTCAGCCGCCAGCCGTTGGCGGCGCAAGCCAGCAGTGATCCCACGCACATGGAGCTGGCCGCCCATGGCAAGCGCTATTACGACCAGATCTGCTTTCGCTGCCATGGCGCCCAGGGCCGCGGCGCCGATCAGGTACCGCGCATCGCCGGCCAGCAAGAGGCTTACATGAAGCTCACCCTCAAGCGCTACCGCGACGGCTCCGCCGTGCGTGCCGATCCCATGATGGCGGAGAGCACGCGTCTGATGAGCGACGCCGATATCGATGCCGTGGCGGCCCACGTGGCCGGCATGAAGTAA
- a CDS encoding ABC transporter transmembrane domain-containing protein: protein MPDPAPRSAAKSPRALRGLLPFLRPYRARIAWALLFLVGAAAATLALPLALRSLIDGGLIGAGPGARVMALRGHFFALFGVGVALGVFSALRFYMVSWLGERVTADLRNAVYAHVVRQSPEFFETTQTGEVLSRLTTDTTLVQTVVGSSLSMGLRNTVMGAGALAMLIVTNPRVMLPVMGMLALIVLPSLYFGRRVRRLSRASQDRVADASAIAAEVLNAIPVVQSYTQQQRESARFDAATERAFETAIRRTRVRSVLVAFIISATFGALLWGLYQGTQAVLRGDITAGHLGQTVMYVIVLVSSVAVLSEVYGEVLRAAGATERLMELLHARSPVSDPAEPRVLPAAQGGSSVRFEHVTFHYPSRPAQAALHDFSLDVRPGETVALVGPSGAGKSTVLQLLLRFYDAQQGAVSVDGVPVNAVPLDALRQRIGIVPQDSTVFSASALDNIRYGRPEASDEEVFAAARAAFADDFIHALPEGYATHLGERGVRLSGGQRQRISIARAMLKNPPLLLLDEATSALDAESERMVQAALEAAMQGRTTIVIAHRLATVLRADRIVVMEHGRIVDVGTHAELVARGGLYARLAAMQFEIDEFR, encoded by the coding sequence ATGCCTGATCCTGCCCCCCGCTCTGCCGCCAAAAGCCCCCGCGCCCTGCGTGGTTTGCTGCCGTTTCTGCGCCCGTACCGCGCGCGCATCGCCTGGGCGCTGCTGTTTCTGGTGGGCGCGGCGGCGGCCACGCTGGCGTTGCCGCTGGCGCTGCGTTCTTTGATCGACGGTGGCCTGATCGGCGCCGGCCCCGGCGCTCGGGTGATGGCGCTGCGCGGGCATTTCTTCGCGCTGTTCGGCGTGGGCGTGGCGTTGGGCGTGTTTTCGGCGCTGCGTTTTTACATGGTGAGCTGGCTGGGCGAGCGCGTGACGGCCGATTTGCGCAACGCGGTGTACGCGCACGTGGTGCGGCAAAGCCCCGAATTCTTCGAGACCACGCAAACCGGCGAGGTGCTGAGCCGCCTGACCACCGACACCACGCTGGTGCAGACCGTGGTGGGCTCATCGCTCAGCATGGGGCTGCGCAACACCGTGATGGGCGCCGGCGCGCTGGCGATGCTGATCGTCACCAACCCGCGCGTGATGCTGCCGGTGATGGGCATGCTGGCGCTGATCGTGCTGCCCAGCCTGTACTTTGGCCGCCGCGTGCGGCGCCTGTCGCGCGCCAGCCAGGACCGCGTGGCCGATGCCAGCGCGATTGCGGCCGAGGTGCTGAACGCGATTCCCGTGGTGCAGAGCTACACCCAGCAGCAGCGCGAATCGGCGCGCTTTGATGCGGCCACCGAGCGCGCCTTCGAGACCGCCATCCGCCGCACGCGCGTGCGCTCGGTGCTGGTCGCCTTCATCATCAGCGCCACCTTTGGCGCATTGCTGTGGGGCTTGTACCAGGGCACGCAGGCGGTGCTGCGCGGCGACATCACGGCCGGGCACCTGGGGCAGACGGTGATGTACGTGATCGTGCTGGTCAGCTCGGTGGCGGTGCTGTCGGAGGTGTATGGCGAGGTGCTGCGCGCGGCTGGCGCCACCGAGCGGCTGATGGAGCTGCTGCACGCGCGCTCGCCGGTGTCTGACCCGGCCGAGCCGCGTGTGCTGCCGGCTGCCCAGGGCGGCTCATCGGTGCGCTTCGAGCACGTCACCTTCCACTACCCCTCGCGTCCGGCGCAGGCGGCGCTGCACGACTTTTCGCTCGACGTGCGGCCGGGCGAAACGGTGGCGCTGGTCGGCCCCAGCGGCGCGGGCAAGAGCACGGTGCTGCAACTGCTGCTGCGCTTTTACGATGCGCAGCAGGGCGCCGTGAGCGTCGACGGCGTGCCGGTGAATGCCGTGCCGCTGGATGCGTTGCGCCAGCGCATCGGCATCGTGCCGCAGGACAGCACGGTGTTCTCGGCCTCGGCGCTCGACAACATCCGCTACGGCCGGCCCGAGGCAAGCGATGAAGAAGTGTTCGCTGCCGCGCGCGCCGCGTTTGCCGACGACTTCATCCACGCGCTGCCCGAAGGCTACGCCACGCACCTGGGCGAGCGCGGCGTGCGCCTGTCGGGCGGCCAGCGCCAGCGCATCAGCATTGCGCGCGCCATGCTCAAGAACCCGCCGCTGCTGTTGCTCGACGAGGCCACCAGCGCGCTGGACGCCGAGAGCGAGCGCATGGTGCAGGCGGCGCTCGAGGCGGCGATGCAAGGGCGCACCACGATTGTCATCGCGCACCGGCTGGCGACGGTGCTGCGGGCCGACCGCATCGTGGTAATGGAGCACGGGCGCATCGTGGATGTGGGCACGCACGCTGAGCTGGTGGCGCGCGGCGGCCTGTATGCGCGGCTGGCGGCGATGCAGTTCGAGATCGATGAATTTAGGTGA